One region of gamma proteobacterium HIMB55 genomic DNA includes:
- a CDS encoding uncharacterized protein involved in ubiquinone biosynthesis (PFAM: Coenzyme Q (ubiquinone) biosynthesis protein Coq4) — protein MLRAFSRWYEQNRIKPIQAGLAISRLLRDPDDTGQVFKILEALRGNSLGRALMRMRADDRGMRLLQEQPNIVTALNDREALLAMPEGSIGRAYYDFVHREGLSADGLIASSEEAPRFEKIGRHERWLGDRLRDIHDLQHVMTGYGRDTLGELCLLSFMTTQTPSRGIDFIIFMGRTKGQKENPELDLKTLVKEGREIGQSAEWMLFTRWEDRLHEPLAKVREELGFTPPSKYRAALEELEGSQMIRTQAAA, from the coding sequence ATGTTGCGTGCATTTTCTCGATGGTACGAACAAAACCGCATTAAACCGATTCAGGCGGGCCTCGCGATCTCTCGCTTGCTTCGAGACCCCGATGACACGGGCCAGGTTTTCAAGATTTTGGAGGCCCTCCGCGGCAACTCTCTCGGTAGAGCGCTGATGCGCATGCGTGCGGACGACCGGGGCATGCGTCTCCTTCAGGAGCAGCCGAATATTGTTACGGCACTCAACGACCGCGAGGCGCTTTTAGCGATGCCCGAAGGCAGCATTGGCCGCGCTTATTACGACTTCGTGCATCGTGAAGGCTTATCAGCTGATGGCTTGATTGCCTCGAGTGAAGAAGCGCCTAGGTTTGAAAAAATTGGGCGTCACGAGCGCTGGCTAGGTGATCGCCTTCGGGATATTCATGACCTGCAGCACGTGATGACCGGCTACGGTCGGGATACGTTAGGTGAGCTTTGCCTGCTGTCGTTTATGACAACTCAGACGCCATCTCGCGGTATCGATTTCATTATTTTCATGGGTCGAACCAAGGGCCAAAAAGAGAACCCTGAGCTAGATCTCAAAACACTCGTTAAAGAAGGACGAGAGATCGGCCAGTCTGCAGAGTGGATGTTGTTTACCCGATGGGAAGACCGGCTTCACGAGCCACTAGCCAAAGTGCGAGAGGAGCTCGGTTTCACACCACCCTCGAAGTACCGTGCGGCACTTGAGGAGCTCGAGGGATCGCAAATGATCCGGACTCAGGCAGCCGCCTGA